Proteins encoded in a region of the Megalops cyprinoides isolate fMegCyp1 chromosome 3, fMegCyp1.pri, whole genome shotgun sequence genome:
- the LOC118774144 gene encoding olfactory receptor 2G3-like, producing the protein MDNISITIFTFSGINESRTSKHIIFAFAIQGYFLIIIFNLTLISVVLLEKALHEPMYIFLCSLCINGLFGTAGFFPKFLSDLLSDTHVISYSGCLIQNFVIFSYVLCEFTSLTVMAIDRYVAICKPLHYHTIMTAETTGKCLVFVWMFPCCTVVFFTCLTIIRPLCGSHIDKFFCQSSALEKLACKEDTFVFVLNAIFMCVITSLVSFIIISYWKIIAACRRSKSNQHKFMQTCLPHLVAFFNFVVVTLFDGINTRFHSKDFSQELHNFISVKYLVIPPFINPIIYGVNLNPIRTRA; encoded by the coding sequence ATGGACAACATATCtattacaatatttactttTTCAGGAATAAATGAATCCAGGACAAGCAAACACATAATATTTGCTTTTGCTATTCAAGGTTACTTTttgatcattatttttaatctgaCTTTGATCTCAGTTGTCTTATTGGAGAAAGCTCTGCATGAACCCATGTACATCTTCCTGTGTAGCCTGTGCATTAATGGTCTGTTTGGAACGGCTGGATTTTTCCCTAAATTCCTGTCTGATTTACTCTCTGACACCCATGTGATCTCATACAGTGGGTGTCTGATCCAGAACTTTGTTATCTTTTCATACGTTCTATGTGAATTTACCAGCTTAACAGTAATGGCGATTGACCGGTATGTGGCAATATGTAAACCTTTACACTACCACACCATCATGACAGCTGAGACAACTGGCAAATGTCTGGTTTTTGTTTGGATGTTTCCTTGTTGTACAGTGGTGTTTTTCACCTGTTTGACAATCATTCGGCCCTTGTGTGGATCTCACATTGACAAATTCTTCTGTCAGTCATCTGCTCTTGAAAAGCTTGCATGCAAAGAAgacacttttgtgtttgtgttaaatgcaatttttatgtgtgtgattACATCACTAGTGTCCTTTATCATCATCTCCTACTGGAAAATAATTGCTGCCTGCAGACGTTCCAAATCAAACCAACATAAATTCATGCAAACATGTCTACCACATTTAGTAGCTTTCTTCAATTTCGTGGTAGTCACACTGTTTGACGGTATAAACACTCGATTCCACAGTAAAGACTTTTCACAGGAGCTTCATAACTTCATATCAGTGAAATATTTAGTCATTCCTCCATTTATCAATCCTATCATATATGGTGTAAATCTTAATCCTATCAGAACACGg
- the LOC118774145 gene encoding olfactory receptor 52D1-like, with protein MDNTSFNMVFTLSAFKESKANKYIFFPLTSAVYLVIIVCNLTLIVTILRERALHDPMYIFLCNLCINGLFGTAGFYPKFLSDLLSDSHVISYNGCLLQIFVIYSYSMCEYTTLTLMAYDRFVAICRPLEYHMIMTAHTIGKLILFSWSFPFLSVLIGILLTNRLPLCGFHIDKLYCDNWSVVKLSCIPTTTNNVFGFIVIILSVGHGIFILYSYMKLIPACKKSRDNQKKFMQTCLPHLISLINFTIAILFDLMFSRYGPKDFPQSVRHFLQVEFLVIPPLFNPLIYGLKVNEVRKRILKKHKVTDSLHTRKKR; from the coding sequence ATGGACAACACATCATTTAATATGGTATTCACCCTTTCTGCATTTAAAGaatcaaaagcaaataaatatattttctttcctttgacGAGTGCTGTTTATCTAGTAATTATTGTATGTAATTTGACCCTCATTGTGACAATCCTGCGAGAGAGAGCTCTCCATGACCCCATGTATATCTTCCTGTGTAATCTGTGTATTAATGGACTGTTTGGAACAGCTGGGTTCTACCCTAAATTCCTCTCCGATTTACTGTCTGACTCTCATGTAATCTCATACAATGGTTGTCTCCTACAAATATTTGTAATCTACTCTTACTCTATGTGTGAATACACAACGTTAACATTAATGGCTTATGACAGGTTTGTAGCTATCTGCAGACCATTGGAATATCACATGATCATGACAGCTCATACTATTggcaaattaattttattttcatggagtttcccctttctgtctgtgctaATTGGAATTTTGTTGACAAACAGGTTGCCACTATGTGGATTTCACATTGATAAGCTCTACTGTGACAACTGGTCAGTTGTGAAGTTGTCTTGCATACCAACTACAACAAATAATGTGTTTGGGTTCATTGTAATCATTTTGTCCGTTGGACATGGaatttttattctgtattcatACATGAAATTAATTCCTGCATGCAAAAAATCCAGAGATAACCAGAAAAAATTTATGCAGACTTGTTTaccacatttaatttcattaatcaACTTTACAATAGCTATACTTTTTGACTTAATGTTCAGTCGATATGGACCAAAGGATTTTCCACAGAGTGTACGTCATTTCCTGCAAGTGGAATTTCTAGTTATCCCCCCTCTTTTCAACCCTCTTATCTATGGGCTAAAGGTTAATGAGGTACGTAAAAGGATTCTGAAGAAACATAAAGTCACAGATTCTTTacatacaaggaaaaaaaggtga